A window of Corallococcus macrosporus DSM 14697 contains these coding sequences:
- a CDS encoding FHA domain-containing protein, with protein sequence MELPFDDDEVDPLQADDPRPQRVPQFPAGSRRSRRHGPDGRANSDRELASRFDTAQEYSDPGYAPAFLYVERGPGAGQLVPVKQGALVIGRSSSSDLRLQHPSISRRHAHLTRRGDRFFLKDLSSQNGTFLNRHRIAAEVELMPGDEVSLGNALLRLRGHGGTPALGVPALTPDDKPPTRRALGSLGIALGAAALGSGVAALIALLSMRVSNTSEPAPTAVPRQTAPLPSPTVPVSGEPAREELETAPVQAPAEPPSPAAEPTAAEAASPPRAPMATGVSALNVARGTTKQVRPITLAPTTDRSANLQRPSPGPDTAGALEAGHAGNTSPSSQRTAGRPDTAAPASGPSAKQAEVLRRYEAGDVAAARDLAQAEKLTALYEQLIRFEAAEEAARKALAKGDLPEAIAQLSLALSVDDALAHGWSRHGPPLRKQLSRLHVQAGVEHAAAGRGDAARAAFEQALKHDTSNRAAREQLGRLTGASVP encoded by the coding sequence GTGGAGCTGCCTTTCGATGATGACGAGGTGGATCCGCTCCAGGCTGACGACCCGCGCCCCCAGCGGGTTCCCCAGTTTCCCGCGGGCTCGCGGCGCAGCCGGCGCCACGGCCCGGACGGGCGCGCCAACAGCGACCGGGAGCTCGCCTCCCGCTTCGACACCGCCCAGGAATACTCGGACCCCGGCTACGCGCCTGCCTTCCTGTACGTCGAGCGAGGCCCCGGCGCCGGGCAGTTGGTGCCCGTCAAGCAGGGAGCGCTGGTCATCGGCCGGTCGTCCTCGTCCGACCTCCGCCTGCAGCACCCGTCCATCAGCCGCCGGCATGCGCACCTGACCCGCCGCGGCGACCGCTTCTTCCTGAAGGACCTCAGCAGCCAGAACGGCACCTTCCTCAACCGCCACCGCATCGCCGCCGAGGTCGAGCTGATGCCGGGGGACGAGGTTTCCCTCGGCAACGCCCTGCTGCGCCTGCGCGGCCATGGGGGAACCCCCGCGCTCGGCGTGCCCGCGCTCACACCGGACGACAAGCCGCCCACGCGCCGGGCCCTGGGCTCGCTGGGCATCGCCCTGGGCGCCGCGGCGCTGGGCTCGGGCGTGGCCGCGCTCATCGCGCTGCTCTCCATGCGTGTCTCCAACACGTCGGAGCCGGCGCCCACCGCGGTCCCCCGGCAGACAGCGCCCCTGCCGTCCCCCACGGTGCCTGTGTCTGGAGAGCCCGCTCGCGAGGAGCTGGAGACGGCGCCCGTCCAGGCCCCGGCGGAGCCCCCGTCCCCCGCGGCGGAGCCCACCGCCGCGGAGGCCGCGTCCCCTCCGCGGGCCCCCATGGCCACGGGCGTCAGCGCCTTGAACGTGGCCCGGGGAACGACGAAGCAGGTCCGTCCCATCACCCTGGCCCCCACGACGGACCGCTCGGCGAACCTCCAGCGCCCGTCGCCAGGGCCGGACACGGCGGGCGCGCTCGAAGCGGGGCATGCCGGCAACACCTCGCCGTCGTCCCAGCGAACGGCGGGGAGACCCGACACCGCGGCGCCGGCCAGCGGGCCCTCCGCGAAGCAAGCCGAGGTCCTGCGCCGTTACGAGGCGGGAGACGTGGCGGCGGCCCGGGACCTGGCCCAGGCGGAGAAGCTCACCGCCCTGTACGAGCAGCTCATCCGGTTCGAGGCGGCCGAGGAAGCGGCGCGCAAGGCGCTGGCGAAGGGGGACCTCCCGGAGGCCATTGCCCAGCTCTCGCTCGCGCTCTCCGTGGACGACGCCCTGGCGCATGGCTGGAGCAGGCACGGCCCGCCCCTGCGCAAGCAGTTGTCGCGGCTCCACGTCCAGGCCGGCGTCGAGCACGCCGCCGCTGGCCGGGGGGACGCAGCGCGCGCCGCCTTCGAGCAGGCGCTGAAGCACGACACCAGCAACCGGGCGGCCCGCGAACAGCTCGGCCGGCTCACCGGCGCTTCAGTCCCCTGA
- a CDS encoding PH domain-containing protein — MTGRDAESNGRQVFRPRRVLAAAMAAAGLLWVTVLVYLLRFFDEVPLKTFLSAGFFVLFFAVSLMYYGRTRIVVDARGVTYRGMVRTRRFTFADIRKLDVLPGPVTVYAIRGKAGLVHFTSFFLHHQQLARLLVERAGLGPIPG; from the coding sequence ATGACCGGGCGCGACGCGGAATCGAACGGACGGCAGGTCTTCAGGCCCCGACGGGTCCTCGCAGCGGCCATGGCCGCCGCGGGCCTGCTCTGGGTCACCGTGCTGGTGTACCTCTTGCGGTTCTTCGATGAGGTCCCGCTCAAGACCTTCCTCTCAGCGGGCTTCTTCGTCCTCTTCTTCGCCGTGTCGCTCATGTACTACGGGCGCACGCGCATCGTGGTGGATGCCCGGGGCGTCACCTACCGCGGCATGGTGCGGACGCGGCGCTTCACCTTCGCGGACATCCGCAAGCTGGATGTCCTGCCCGGCCCGGTGACTGTCTATGCCATCCGGGGCAAGGCGGGCCTGGTCCACTTCACCAGCTTCTTCCTCCACCACCAGCAGCTCGCCCGGCTCCTCGTGGAACGCGCGGGGCTGGGGCCCATCCCCGGCTGA
- a CDS encoding YqjF family protein, translating into MRPFLTAEWRYLVMLNYEVDPDVLRPLVPRGTELDTWQGRTFASMVGFRFLDTRVRGLSVPFHRHFDEVNLRFYVRHRGPEGWRRGVVFVKELVPRLAIASVARVLYNEPYVALPMRHVVEMTGAEAGAPGRLEYAWKAGGRWQHLAATTRGAPRASEPGSEAEFITEHYWGYTAQRDGGCAEYRVEHPRWSVWEVDNTALDIDVEGLYGARFVPFLRGQPSSAFVADGSAVAVYPGTRLSPGEGPPPAAETPRAA; encoded by the coding sequence ATGCGCCCTTTCCTCACGGCGGAGTGGCGGTATCTCGTCATGCTCAACTACGAGGTGGACCCGGACGTCCTCCGGCCCCTCGTCCCCCGGGGCACGGAGCTGGACACCTGGCAGGGGCGGACGTTCGCCAGCATGGTGGGCTTCCGCTTCCTCGACACGCGCGTGCGCGGCCTGTCCGTGCCCTTCCACCGTCACTTCGACGAGGTGAACCTGCGCTTCTACGTGCGCCACCGGGGGCCCGAAGGCTGGCGGCGAGGCGTGGTGTTCGTGAAGGAGCTGGTCCCGCGCCTGGCCATCGCCAGCGTGGCGCGCGTGCTCTACAACGAGCCCTATGTCGCGCTGCCCATGCGGCACGTCGTGGAGATGACGGGCGCGGAGGCCGGCGCCCCAGGCCGCCTCGAGTATGCGTGGAAGGCGGGTGGACGGTGGCAGCACCTGGCCGCGACGACGCGTGGAGCGCCCCGGGCCAGTGAGCCGGGTTCGGAGGCGGAGTTCATCACCGAGCACTACTGGGGCTACACGGCGCAGCGGGACGGCGGCTGCGCGGAGTATCGCGTGGAGCATCCGCGCTGGTCGGTGTGGGAGGTGGACAACACCGCGCTCGATATCGACGTGGAGGGCCTGTACGGCGCCCGGTTCGTTCCCTTCCTGCGCGGCCAGCCCAGCTCCGCCTTCGTCGCGGACGGCTCGGCCGTGGCCGTGTACCCCGGGACACGCCTGAGCCCTGGCGAGGGCCCGCCGCCGGCCGCCGAGACGCCACGCGCCGCCTGA
- a CDS encoding carbohydrate-binding family 9-like protein, translating into MRLPSFALAPLLAVTCLAAACRDEQAGPRQQAPRIPAPTRLRALEAAPADLTFRSGETFAGGAVVYLGSKVTPEKAAPGTQVRLAHYFQAVRSPPEGYGFFVHVVDPASGAMLSNADHEIQGGAAPLASWPVGKVIEDVHSVPMPGTPARVVLGFWRGNSRLPVDDANAHDGSQRMLGPPLGGAAQELPEYTVPRVSQPPTLDGVLDDAVWKQARPVVLRRSFDGSAPRLRTEARLVHDGAFLYVAFDLDDPDVWGTLRKRDDPIYEEEVVEIFLDANADGRTYNELQVSPHNVIFDAYFPARRQGMDRSWDSGMTSAVKVRGTLDDASDRDEGWSVELRIPFDRLAEVPHLPPRPGDRWRFNLYRLEHHDRRTVEGQSFSPLFVGDFHALPRFGWLVFE; encoded by the coding sequence ATGCGTCTCCCGTCCTTCGCACTCGCTCCGTTGTTGGCCGTCACCTGCCTTGCCGCCGCCTGTCGTGATGAGCAGGCCGGGCCGCGTCAGCAGGCACCCCGCATCCCCGCGCCCACCCGGCTCCGCGCCCTGGAGGCGGCGCCCGCAGACCTCACGTTCCGCAGCGGTGAGACCTTCGCTGGCGGCGCGGTGGTGTACCTGGGCTCCAAGGTGACGCCGGAGAAGGCCGCACCGGGCACGCAGGTGAGGCTCGCGCATTACTTCCAGGCGGTCCGCTCGCCGCCGGAGGGGTACGGCTTCTTCGTCCACGTCGTGGACCCGGCCAGCGGCGCCATGCTCTCCAACGCGGACCATGAGATTCAAGGCGGCGCCGCGCCGCTGGCGTCATGGCCGGTGGGCAAGGTCATCGAGGACGTCCACTCGGTGCCCATGCCCGGCACGCCCGCGCGGGTGGTGCTCGGCTTCTGGCGGGGGAACTCCCGGCTGCCCGTGGATGACGCCAACGCGCATGACGGCTCGCAGCGCATGCTGGGCCCCCCGTTGGGCGGCGCCGCGCAGGAGCTGCCCGAATACACCGTCCCGCGCGTGAGCCAGCCGCCCACCCTCGACGGTGTGCTGGATGACGCCGTGTGGAAGCAGGCCCGGCCCGTGGTGCTGCGCCGGAGCTTCGACGGCAGCGCCCCGCGCCTTCGGACCGAGGCGCGGCTCGTCCATGACGGCGCGTTCCTTTACGTGGCCTTCGACCTGGATGACCCGGACGTGTGGGGCACGCTGCGCAAGCGCGATGACCCCATCTACGAGGAGGAGGTGGTGGAAATCTTCCTCGACGCCAACGCGGACGGGCGCACCTACAACGAGCTCCAGGTGTCACCGCACAACGTCATCTTCGATGCGTACTTCCCCGCGCGCCGGCAGGGCATGGACCGCTCGTGGGATTCGGGGATGACGTCCGCGGTGAAGGTGCGGGGCACGCTGGATGATGCCTCGGACCGCGACGAGGGCTGGTCGGTGGAGCTGCGGATTCCCTTCGACCGCCTGGCCGAAGTCCCCCACCTCCCCCCTCGGCCGGGGGACCGCTGGCGCTTCAACCTCTACCGGCTGGAGCACCATGACCGCCGCACGGTGGAAGGGCAGTCCTTCTCGCCCCTCTTCGTCGGCGACTTCCACGCGCTGCCGCGCTTCGGTTGGCTCGTTTTCGAGTGA
- a CDS encoding tetratricopeptide repeat protein, translating to MLVLRRFVIALSAAMLLGAAEPSAAARAAFLRGESALARGRWDDAAAAYREALAETPGYPSALNGLGSVLFRKGQVQASLTHFREAARADPDFKMAWFNLGYAARKAGDAATAAQAYERYTQLEPGDPEGFYGLGESYRQLGQKDKAVPAYQAYIAREQRKGEQVWVNKATEHLKAMGAQPLPPGAAQPASQVLTAASEVAPARMAPADRTANPALAAARIRDGDALMKERRYREAAFAFLDASHADAGHVEALFKLGNALAVLGYYGQAVAQWERATALTQDAAIRQSAKENIDRARAKMAQSGASPQAAGLAPGSGPVADTTRAQARRAYEQGVQRIASKDFSGALTSLTQAIQQEPMLAVAYVARGSANIGLRRYAEAAADYQFALELEPGSASPLYGLAESFRAMGRSLEARGLYERYAASSAADARPQLQEESRQKAARLR from the coding sequence ATGCTCGTCTTGCGCAGGTTCGTCATCGCGCTGTCCGCGGCCATGCTGCTGGGCGCCGCGGAGCCCTCCGCCGCGGCGCGGGCGGCCTTCCTGCGGGGAGAGTCCGCGCTGGCGCGAGGCCGCTGGGACGACGCGGCCGCCGCCTACCGGGAGGCCCTGGCCGAGACGCCCGGGTACCCCTCCGCCCTCAATGGTCTGGGCAGCGTGCTGTTCCGCAAGGGACAGGTGCAGGCGTCCCTCACGCACTTCCGCGAGGCCGCCCGGGCCGACCCGGACTTCAAGATGGCCTGGTTCAACCTGGGCTACGCCGCGCGCAAGGCGGGGGACGCGGCCACGGCGGCGCAGGCCTACGAGCGCTACACCCAGCTCGAGCCCGGGGACCCGGAGGGTTTCTACGGGCTGGGGGAGAGCTACCGGCAGCTCGGCCAGAAGGACAAGGCCGTCCCCGCGTACCAGGCGTACATCGCCCGGGAGCAGCGCAAGGGGGAGCAGGTCTGGGTGAACAAGGCGACCGAGCACCTGAAGGCCATGGGCGCCCAGCCCCTGCCGCCCGGCGCCGCGCAGCCGGCCTCGCAGGTGCTCACGGCCGCGTCCGAGGTCGCCCCGGCGCGGATGGCGCCGGCGGACCGGACCGCCAATCCGGCGCTGGCGGCGGCGCGCATCCGCGACGGTGACGCGTTGATGAAGGAGCGGCGCTACCGCGAGGCGGCCTTCGCCTTCCTGGATGCGTCGCACGCGGACGCGGGCCACGTGGAGGCGCTGTTCAAGCTGGGCAATGCCCTGGCGGTGCTGGGCTACTACGGACAGGCGGTGGCGCAGTGGGAGCGGGCCACCGCGCTCACGCAGGACGCGGCCATCCGGCAGAGCGCGAAGGAGAACATCGACCGCGCGCGGGCGAAGATGGCGCAGAGCGGAGCGTCTCCCCAGGCCGCGGGACTGGCTCCCGGCTCCGGCCCCGTGGCGGACACGACGCGCGCGCAGGCGCGCCGCGCGTATGAGCAGGGCGTGCAGCGCATCGCCAGCAAGGACTTCAGCGGTGCGCTGACCAGCCTCACCCAGGCCATCCAGCAGGAACCCATGCTGGCCGTGGCCTACGTCGCGCGTGGCAGCGCCAACATCGGCCTGCGCCGCTACGCCGAGGCCGCGGCGGACTACCAGTTCGCCCTGGAGCTGGAGCCCGGCTCGGCTTCTCCGCTTTACGGACTGGCCGAATCTTTCCGCGCCATGGGCCGGTCGCTCGAGGCGCGCGGCCTCTACGAGCGCTATGCCGCCTCCTCCGCCGCGGACGCCCGCCCCCAGCTCCAGGAGGAATCCCGACAGAAGGCGGCGCGGCTGCGTTGA
- a CDS encoding CarD family transcriptional regulator codes for MQTSFKTGDKAVYPGQGVGEVMGIEHTEVAGQRQSFYVLRILENGMRIMIPINKVGSVGLREIISEEDVKQVYSILKEKDISVDSTTWNRRYREYMEKIKTGSVFEIAEVLRDLYLLKGDKDLSFGERKMLDTARSLLIKELSLAKDCSEEEIESDLKKIFNLA; via the coding sequence GTGCAGACCAGCTTCAAGACTGGTGACAAGGCGGTCTACCCGGGCCAGGGCGTCGGCGAGGTGATGGGTATCGAACACACCGAGGTGGCCGGGCAGCGCCAGTCCTTCTACGTGCTGCGCATCCTGGAGAACGGAATGCGGATCATGATCCCGATCAACAAGGTCGGGTCGGTCGGTCTCCGGGAGATCATCAGCGAGGAGGACGTCAAGCAGGTCTACTCCATCCTCAAGGAGAAGGACATCTCCGTTGACTCCACGACGTGGAACCGTCGGTACCGGGAGTACATGGAGAAGATCAAGACGGGCTCGGTGTTCGAAATCGCCGAGGTGCTCCGCGACCTCTACCTCTTGAAGGGCGACAAGGACCTGTCCTTCGGTGAGCGCAAGATGCTGGACACCGCGCGCTCGCTGCTCATCAAGGAGCTGTCGCTGGCCAAGGACTGCTCCGAGGAAGAGATCGAGTCGGACCTGAAGAAGATCTTCAACCTGGCCTGA
- a CDS encoding DNA internalization-related competence protein ComEC/Rec2 yields the protein MERHAWRDLGARPLFFPALSLSLGALCAPVTSAAVEPFLVCGLLLGALGLALGRLPGAHLAVLASLWAAGVGLAHWETQVALPGELTRGAPVIVEGEAERVDRFEGTTRVRLAVARAGPPSGPLAPVRFRMNLSLRGEPPPLLPGQRVRAETKLMPAAPPSNPGEKDFGAARRRQGVAFTGGLDSRRLLVLSPAPAWRVALEDTRIRLAAAVHAVSPSKDAAALFLTLAAGQRAALDDSWEEAFSRAGLAHVLSVSGLHVAALALMTLAVLRRLVVRTGERWRMLDARQVAAPAAVPFVWAYVVFTDNQPPAVRSAVMATVVLLGLALWRRADGLNGLAAAAVVLVAWAPSSVADLSLRLSFLAVFGLVLLSPPLRQALPLAEPDPAESRRVHRWWGQAKETVAQTLCASAAATLAGLPIVAATFGRVSLAGLISNVVALPLCGLLTGLAAGGAALFIVTPSLATPLLWAGAWASELLLVITRLFAAAPLASVEVPSLGLLSALYAAGLLTWALGTGRWRLGGLLAPAAVAAAMLAPVLTPRPGLRVTFLSVGQGDSVVVSSGGEHLLVDGGGVPGGMDTAERFILPYLKQAGISRLALAVLSHPHPDHALGLASALKQVPTARLWMPAGDGGGPLSRQVAAAAGPALVEEVEVGHPPLRLGEATLEVLGPPGPDARELLEGVNDRSVVLLVRHGDVTVLLTGDVEAEGEAELAERLGPVTVMKAPHHGSRTSSTETLLERTRPRHVVFCVGRRNRYGFPHAEVEARYRALGSECWRTDLHGAVTVESDGQDVRLLPFLPSEPSPAAVPVARTAHPSPP from the coding sequence GTGGAACGTCATGCGTGGCGCGACCTGGGCGCGCGTCCTCTCTTCTTTCCCGCCCTGAGCTTGTCACTCGGAGCACTCTGCGCCCCGGTAACAAGCGCAGCCGTCGAACCATTTCTCGTTTGTGGGCTTTTGCTGGGAGCGCTCGGCCTGGCGCTTGGCAGGCTGCCTGGTGCGCACCTCGCCGTGCTGGCGTCGCTCTGGGCCGCTGGCGTGGGGCTCGCGCATTGGGAAACCCAGGTGGCGCTCCCAGGGGAGCTGACGCGCGGGGCGCCTGTCATCGTGGAAGGCGAGGCGGAGCGCGTGGACCGCTTCGAGGGGACGACGCGGGTGCGGCTGGCTGTCGCGCGGGCAGGGCCTCCTTCCGGGCCGCTCGCGCCCGTGCGGTTCCGGATGAACCTGTCGCTGCGGGGCGAGCCGCCCCCGCTGCTGCCCGGGCAGCGCGTCCGGGCGGAGACGAAGCTCATGCCGGCCGCGCCGCCGTCGAACCCGGGGGAGAAGGACTTCGGGGCGGCGCGGCGCAGACAGGGCGTGGCCTTCACGGGCGGCCTGGATTCGCGGCGCCTGCTGGTGCTCTCCCCTGCCCCGGCGTGGCGCGTGGCGCTGGAGGACACGCGCATACGGCTGGCGGCGGCGGTCCACGCCGTGTCGCCGTCGAAGGACGCGGCGGCGCTGTTCCTCACGCTCGCCGCGGGGCAGCGCGCGGCGCTGGATGATTCGTGGGAGGAGGCCTTCTCTCGCGCCGGGCTGGCGCACGTGCTGAGCGTCAGCGGGCTGCACGTGGCGGCGCTGGCGCTGATGACGCTCGCGGTGCTGCGGCGGCTGGTGGTGCGCACCGGCGAGCGGTGGCGGATGCTGGACGCGCGACAGGTGGCGGCCCCCGCGGCGGTGCCCTTCGTCTGGGCCTACGTGGTGTTCACCGACAACCAGCCTCCCGCGGTGCGCTCCGCGGTGATGGCCACGGTGGTGCTGCTCGGGCTGGCCTTGTGGCGGCGAGCGGACGGGCTCAACGGCCTGGCCGCCGCGGCCGTGGTGTTGGTGGCGTGGGCGCCGTCCAGCGTGGCGGACCTGTCGCTGAGGCTGTCGTTCCTCGCCGTCTTCGGGCTCGTGCTGCTCTCGCCGCCGCTGCGCCAGGCGCTGCCCCTGGCGGAGCCAGACCCCGCCGAGTCCCGCCGTGTCCACCGCTGGTGGGGGCAGGCGAAGGAGACGGTGGCGCAGACGCTGTGCGCCAGCGCGGCGGCGACGCTGGCGGGGCTCCCCATCGTCGCGGCGACCTTCGGCCGGGTGAGCCTGGCGGGGCTCATCTCCAACGTCGTCGCCCTCCCCCTGTGCGGGCTGCTCACGGGACTGGCGGCGGGGGGCGCCGCGCTCTTCATCGTCACCCCCAGCCTGGCGACGCCCCTGCTGTGGGCCGGCGCCTGGGCCTCCGAGCTGCTGCTGGTCATCACCCGGCTCTTCGCCGCGGCGCCCCTGGCCTCGGTCGAGGTGCCGTCGCTGGGCCTCCTGTCGGCGCTCTACGCGGCGGGGTTGCTGACGTGGGCGCTCGGCACCGGCCGCTGGCGGCTGGGAGGGCTGCTCGCCCCCGCGGCCGTCGCCGCCGCCATGCTGGCCCCCGTGCTCACGCCGCGGCCGGGGCTGCGCGTCACCTTCCTCTCCGTGGGCCAGGGCGACTCCGTGGTCGTCAGCTCCGGCGGTGAACACCTGCTCGTGGATGGCGGCGGCGTTCCGGGCGGCATGGACACCGCGGAGCGCTTCATCCTCCCGTACCTGAAGCAGGCGGGCATCTCCCGGCTGGCGCTCGCCGTGCTTTCGCATCCTCACCCGGACCATGCGCTGGGGCTCGCCTCCGCGTTGAAGCAGGTTCCCACCGCGCGGCTGTGGATGCCCGCGGGGGACGGGGGCGGCCCGCTGTCACGGCAGGTGGCGGCCGCCGCGGGGCCGGCGCTCGTGGAGGAGGTCGAGGTGGGGCACCCGCCCCTTCGCCTGGGCGAGGCGACGCTGGAGGTGCTCGGGCCTCCAGGGCCGGACGCGCGCGAGCTGCTGGAAGGCGTGAATGACCGGAGCGTGGTGCTGCTGGTGCGCCACGGCGACGTCACCGTGCTGCTGACGGGGGACGTGGAGGCGGAGGGCGAAGCCGAGCTGGCGGAGCGGCTGGGGCCCGTGACGGTGATGAAGGCACCCCACCATGGCTCGCGGACGTCCTCCACGGAGACCTTGCTGGAGCGCACCCGTCCACGGCACGTCGTGTTCTGCGTGGGCCGGCGCAACCGGTACGGCTTTCCGCACGCGGAAGTGGAGGCGCGCTACCGCGCGTTGGGGAGCGAGTGCTGGCGCACGGACCTGCATGGCGCCGTCACCGTGGAGAGCGATGGCCAGGACGTCCGCCTGCTCCCCTTCCTGCCCTCCGAGCCTTCTCCCGCCGCAGTGCCGGTTGCGCGGACCGCCCACCCATCCCCACCTTGA
- a CDS encoding FHA domain-containing protein: MRFEFEHLGSTTPFELAEGVHLLGGGPDDHIRLDGLPPSLLSLRVEAQRLMVEAARTFSVNGVLVPPGVPRLVLPGEALGLPDDMGLRVLQESVSERGVGTVALLKGLLTGTDEPAPSRAATLTCLTGLDVGRVHALAEAQTDIGRGSDVALRLRDRAVSRTHARVVHAEEGFTLEDLGSPNGVFLNGQRLERRALLADGDVIEMGRSLLRFQAAVEEPPPPAPPPVENEPVPDAVQPAPTDAVEEPAPEAPPSASKPRGEWWLIGLGAVAASAGVAITWALATGS, translated from the coding sequence ATGCGCTTCGAATTCGAACACCTGGGCTCCACGACCCCCTTCGAGCTCGCCGAGGGCGTCCACCTCCTGGGCGGCGGCCCGGACGACCACATCCGCCTGGACGGACTTCCCCCGAGCCTGCTCAGCCTGCGCGTCGAGGCGCAGCGGCTGATGGTCGAGGCCGCGCGCACCTTCTCCGTCAATGGCGTGCTCGTCCCCCCGGGGGTGCCCCGGCTGGTGCTCCCCGGCGAGGCGCTCGGCCTGCCCGACGACATGGGCTTGCGCGTGCTCCAGGAGTCGGTCAGCGAGCGCGGCGTGGGCACGGTGGCGCTGCTCAAGGGGTTGCTGACGGGGACGGATGAGCCGGCGCCGTCACGCGCGGCCACCCTCACCTGCCTCACGGGCCTGGATGTCGGGCGCGTCCATGCGCTCGCGGAGGCCCAGACGGACATCGGCCGGGGCAGCGACGTGGCCCTGCGGCTGAGAGACCGGGCCGTGTCCAGGACGCATGCGCGCGTCGTGCACGCCGAGGAAGGCTTCACGCTGGAAGACCTGGGCAGCCCCAACGGCGTCTTCCTCAACGGTCAACGCCTCGAGCGCCGCGCCCTCCTGGCCGATGGCGACGTCATTGAAATGGGCCGCTCGCTGCTTCGCTTCCAGGCCGCGGTGGAAGAGCCCCCGCCCCCCGCCCCACCTCCTGTCGAGAACGAGCCCGTCCCCGACGCGGTGCAGCCGGCCCCCACGGACGCCGTCGAGGAACCCGCGCCGGAGGCGCCGCCCAGCGCATCCAAGCCACGCGGCGAGTGGTGGCTGATTGGCCTGGGCGCGGTAGCGGCCTCCGCGGGCGTGGCCATCACCTGGGCGCTGGCGACGGGGAGCTGA